A single region of the Solwaraspora sp. WMMD791 genome encodes:
- the coaE gene encoding dephospho-CoA kinase yields the protein MLTVGLTGGIGAGKSAVATRLADHGAVIIDADQLARDVVAPGTDGLAEVVAAFGRDVLAADGSLDRPALGALVFTDPAARSRLEGIVHPRVRRRTAEATAAAPADAIVVNDVPLLVETGLAATYHLVVVVSAAEPVRVERLTRDRGMTHDAALSRIRAQADDAHRAAAADVLLSNDGSRDDLAAAVDRLWRDRLVPYAANLHAGQPAERDPVAVLAPPDPTWPAQYERIAARLRHVLGADRRIDHVGSTSVPGLPAKDVIDVQLTVDSLDDADGCAPALAAAGFPRRPGDWWDSPKPDPGGASSTRRWPKRLHANADPGRAVNLHVRVAGSPGWRYALAFRDHLRADERERADYLAVKQGIAATAPTTQDYAAAKEPWFDQAWPRLRRWIEETGWQP from the coding sequence ATGCTGACAGTGGGCCTCACCGGCGGGATCGGTGCCGGCAAGAGCGCGGTCGCCACCCGACTCGCCGATCACGGCGCGGTGATCATCGACGCCGACCAGTTGGCCCGTGACGTCGTCGCCCCGGGCACCGACGGGCTGGCCGAGGTGGTCGCCGCCTTCGGCCGCGACGTACTCGCCGCTGACGGCTCCCTGGACCGACCGGCGCTCGGTGCTCTGGTCTTCACCGACCCGGCCGCCCGGTCCCGACTCGAAGGCATCGTGCACCCGAGGGTCCGCCGGCGCACCGCCGAAGCGACCGCCGCCGCGCCGGCCGACGCGATCGTGGTCAACGACGTACCGCTGCTGGTGGAGACCGGGCTGGCAGCCACGTACCACCTGGTGGTCGTGGTGTCTGCGGCCGAACCGGTCCGCGTCGAGCGGTTGACCCGCGACCGGGGGATGACCCACGACGCCGCGCTGTCGCGGATCCGGGCCCAGGCCGACGACGCGCACCGGGCCGCCGCCGCCGACGTCCTGCTCTCCAACGACGGCAGCCGCGACGACCTCGCCGCCGCCGTCGACCGGCTCTGGCGCGACCGCCTGGTGCCGTACGCGGCGAACCTGCACGCCGGCCAACCGGCCGAGCGCGACCCGGTGGCGGTCCTCGCGCCACCGGATCCGACCTGGCCGGCCCAGTACGAGCGGATCGCCGCCCGGCTGCGGCACGTGCTCGGTGCCGACCGGCGGATCGACCACGTCGGGTCCACCTCGGTCCCCGGCCTGCCGGCCAAGGACGTCATCGACGTCCAGCTCACCGTCGACTCCCTCGACGACGCCGACGGTTGCGCTCCGGCGCTGGCCGCCGCCGGGTTCCCCCGGCGGCCCGGCGACTGGTGGGACAGCCCGAAACCGGACCCCGGCGGGGCGTCGTCCACGCGGCGTTGGCCCAAACGGCTGCATGCCAACGCCGACCCGGGCCGGGCGGTCAACCTGCACGTACGGGTCGCCGGCTCACCCGGCTGGCGGTACGCCCTGGCGTTCCGTGACCATCTGCGGGCCGACGAGCGGGAGCGGGCCGACTACCTGGCCGTCAAGCAGGGGATCGCCGCGACCGCGCCGACGACCCAGGACTACGCGGCCGCGAAGGAGCCCTGGTTCGACCAGGCCTGGCCGCGTCTGCGTCGGTGGATCGAGGAGACCGGCTGGCAGCCGTGA
- a CDS encoding STM4015 family protein — translation MTINEHITHFAGLPVVTFDPATPPADPAAKVAWRLHVEDDHAGDVFAVLVASWLDTVDPASVQALVVGDWGEAWETDFPVQVLVDAAPRLTNLRAVFVGEMTFDECEMSWIQQPDITPLLTAYPALEVLRVRGAISLHLQPVRHTGLRELAIESGGLPAHVTQAVAASDLPNCVHLELWLGTENYGRDTGVDDLGPILDGTRLPALRTLGLRNAETADAVATALATAAVVSRLEVLDLSLGTLGDDGAAALLDGQPLTHLRRLDLHRHYLSDAMMARLPAELPGVDVDVTDQQTENEHMGRYVTVGE, via the coding sequence ATGACGATCAACGAGCACATCACCCACTTCGCCGGCCTGCCGGTGGTCACCTTCGACCCGGCCACGCCGCCGGCGGACCCCGCCGCGAAGGTCGCCTGGCGGCTGCACGTCGAGGACGACCATGCGGGTGACGTCTTCGCGGTGCTGGTCGCCAGCTGGCTGGACACCGTCGACCCGGCCAGCGTCCAGGCGTTGGTCGTCGGCGACTGGGGCGAAGCCTGGGAGACCGACTTCCCGGTGCAGGTGCTGGTCGACGCCGCGCCCCGGTTGACCAACCTGCGGGCCGTCTTCGTCGGCGAGATGACCTTCGACGAGTGTGAGATGTCCTGGATCCAGCAGCCCGACATCACCCCGCTGCTGACCGCGTACCCGGCGCTGGAGGTGCTGCGGGTCCGCGGGGCGATCTCGCTGCACCTGCAACCGGTACGGCACACCGGGCTGCGGGAACTCGCCATCGAGTCCGGCGGCCTGCCGGCCCACGTCACCCAGGCCGTCGCCGCCAGCGACCTGCCCAACTGCGTCCACCTCGAACTGTGGCTCGGCACCGAGAACTACGGCCGGGACACAGGCGTGGACGACCTGGGGCCGATCCTCGACGGCACCCGGCTGCCCGCCCTGCGTACCCTCGGGTTGCGTAACGCCGAAACCGCCGACGCGGTCGCCACGGCTCTGGCCACGGCGGCGGTGGTGTCCCGCCTGGAGGTCCTCGACCTGTCGCTGGGAACCCTCGGCGACGACGGTGCCGCCGCGCTGCTCGACGGCCAGCCGCTGACCCACCTGCGCCGCCTCGACCTGCACCGGCACTACCTGTCCGACGCCATGATGGCCCGGCTGCCGGCCGAGTTGCCCGGCGTCGACGTCGACGTCACCGACCAGCAGACCGAGAACGAGCACATGGGGCGGTACGTGACGGTCGGCGAATGA
- a CDS encoding STM4014 family protein, whose translation MDHTAPLVVVGNPDNRRVGAFRAAAHAAGLPVRVLPWRVLAAGDVDLPDAASVRIDSPGEDAEVDRLLRGADRPLAHGEISGAAAWYAGLCAALDRLAAAARRAGATLLNDPTDIAALFDKRACQRRLAAGQVAQPAALDAAPADWAALRSALAAAGWARVFVKPVHGSSASGVLALHVGAARVQAVTSVELAADGRLFNSLRVRTYHTEREVASIVDRLAPDGLLVQRWFPKAGLHGRVFDLRVLVIAGEPGHVVVRSSDGPLTNLHLGNRRGDPAAVRAVLGPQRWAAALTECVRAAGCFAGSPHVGVDLMIGSDWRRHAVAEVNAFGDLLPGVYDAAGRDSYAAQLHAMRTGRAADWRASAGLGRAA comes from the coding sequence ATGGACCACACCGCGCCGCTGGTGGTGGTCGGCAACCCGGACAACCGTCGGGTCGGGGCGTTCCGGGCCGCCGCGCACGCCGCTGGCCTGCCCGTACGGGTGCTGCCGTGGCGGGTGCTCGCGGCCGGCGACGTCGACCTGCCCGACGCGGCGTCGGTACGGATCGACTCGCCCGGCGAGGACGCCGAGGTCGACCGGCTGCTGCGCGGCGCGGACCGGCCGTTGGCCCACGGCGAGATCAGCGGCGCAGCCGCCTGGTACGCCGGACTGTGCGCCGCGCTGGACCGGCTCGCCGCGGCCGCGCGTCGGGCCGGCGCGACGCTGCTCAACGATCCGACCGACATCGCGGCGCTGTTCGACAAGCGGGCCTGCCAGCGGCGGCTCGCCGCCGGCCAGGTGGCGCAGCCGGCCGCGCTGGACGCCGCGCCGGCCGACTGGGCGGCGCTGCGGTCGGCGTTGGCCGCCGCCGGCTGGGCGCGGGTGTTCGTCAAACCGGTGCACGGCTCGTCGGCGTCCGGGGTGCTCGCCCTGCACGTCGGTGCCGCCCGGGTGCAGGCGGTCACCTCGGTGGAGCTGGCCGCCGACGGCCGCTTGTTCAACTCGCTGCGGGTGCGGACCTACCACACCGAACGCGAGGTGGCGTCCATCGTGGACCGGTTGGCGCCGGACGGGTTGCTGGTGCAGCGCTGGTTCCCCAAGGCCGGGCTGCACGGGCGGGTCTTCGACCTGCGGGTGCTGGTGATCGCCGGCGAGCCGGGGCACGTGGTGGTGCGCAGCAGCGACGGGCCGCTGACCAACCTGCACCTGGGCAACCGGCGCGGCGACCCGGCGGCGGTCCGGGCGGTGCTCGGCCCGCAACGGTGGGCGGCGGCGCTCACCGAGTGCGTGCGCGCGGCCGGCTGTTTCGCCGGCAGCCCGCACGTCGGCGTCGACCTGATGATCGGCAGCGACTGGCGACGGCACGCCGTGGCGGAAGTCAACGCCTTCGGGGACCTGCTTCCCGGGGTGTACGACGCCGCCGGGCGGGACAGCTACGCTGCCCAACTGCACGCGATGCGTACCGGCCGGGCCGCCGACTGGCGGGCCAGCGCCGGGCTGGGGAGGGCGGCATGA
- a CDS encoding STM4013/SEN3800 family hydrolase codes for MKDLIGSHDLLFVTLDTLRYDVAAELLAAGRTPQLARALPDGQWQRRHSPASFTYAAHQAFFAGFLPTPAEPGSHPRLYAATFPGTTTTDERTWVFDAPDLVTALRKEGYHTVCVGGVGFFNRASPLGATLPGLFTEAHWEPGFGVTAPGCFEAQLDRIAEIVPAVPAEQPLFLFVNVAAMHQPNRHYLPGTDRDNRDSHAAALEYVDRHIGRLFALASSRGRPCLTIICADHGTAYGEDGHTGHRVGHEVVWTVPYADFVLAPGAWADAAQSP; via the coding sequence ATGAAAGATCTGATCGGCAGCCACGACCTGCTGTTCGTCACGCTCGACACGTTGCGCTACGACGTGGCGGCCGAGTTGCTGGCCGCCGGGCGGACACCGCAGCTGGCCCGCGCGCTGCCCGACGGGCAGTGGCAGCGCCGGCACAGCCCGGCCAGCTTCACCTACGCCGCACACCAGGCGTTCTTCGCCGGCTTCCTGCCGACACCGGCCGAGCCGGGCAGCCACCCCAGGCTGTACGCCGCCACCTTCCCGGGCACGACCACCACCGACGAGCGGACCTGGGTGTTCGACGCCCCGGATCTGGTGACCGCGCTGCGCAAGGAGGGCTACCACACGGTCTGCGTCGGCGGAGTCGGCTTCTTCAACCGGGCGTCACCGCTCGGCGCGACGCTGCCCGGCCTGTTCACCGAGGCGCACTGGGAGCCGGGGTTCGGGGTCACCGCGCCGGGCTGTTTCGAGGCGCAGCTGGACCGGATCGCCGAGATCGTGCCGGCGGTGCCGGCCGAGCAGCCGCTGTTCCTGTTCGTCAACGTGGCCGCCATGCACCAGCCGAACCGGCACTACCTGCCGGGCACCGACCGTGACAACCGGGACAGCCACGCCGCCGCCCTGGAGTACGTCGACCGGCACATCGGCCGGCTGTTCGCGCTGGCCAGCTCGCGGGGCCGGCCCTGCCTGACGATCATCTGCGCCGACCACGGTACGGCGTACGGTGAGGACGGTCACACTGGACACCGGGTCGGCCACGAGGTGGTGTGGACCGTCCCGTACGCCGACTTCGTGCTCGCCCCCGGTGCGTGGGCCGACGCGGCTCAATCGCCGTGA
- a CDS encoding DUF397 domain-containing protein yields MESTPTEPLRWRKSSRSNANGNCVEVALAGGVVAVRDSTDPTGPRLAFPAAAWCSFVDGLRA; encoded by the coding sequence GTGGAGTCGACCCCGACCGAGCCGCTGCGCTGGCGTAAGAGCAGCCGCAGCAACGCCAACGGAAACTGTGTCGAGGTCGCCCTGGCCGGCGGGGTGGTTGCGGTCCGCGACTCCACCGACCCGACCGGTCCACGACTGGCTTTCCCCGCCGCCGCCTGGTGCTCGTTCGTGGACGGCCTGCGCGCCTGA
- a CDS encoding PadR family transcriptional regulator: MVGDRLELELRRGVVVLAVLSQLGEFRYGYELRQSLSDNGLPIEEGTLYPLLRRLESQGVLVSEWRTEGQPRRYYRRSPAGEELYARLRDSWHGMNEAMGQLLKG; the protein is encoded by the coding sequence ATGGTTGGCGACAGGCTGGAGCTTGAGCTGCGCCGGGGCGTTGTCGTCCTGGCGGTGCTGTCACAGCTGGGCGAGTTCCGCTACGGCTACGAGCTGCGCCAGTCGCTCTCCGACAACGGCCTCCCGATCGAGGAGGGGACGCTCTACCCGCTGCTGCGGCGGCTGGAGAGCCAGGGCGTCCTGGTCAGCGAGTGGCGGACCGAAGGGCAGCCACGCCGCTACTACCGCCGCAGCCCCGCCGGCGAGGAGCTGTACGCCCGGCTCAGGGACTCGTGGCATGGGATGAACGAGGCCATGGGCCAGCTACTGAAGGGGTGA
- the uvrB gene encoding excinuclease ABC subunit UvrB, whose protein sequence is MALDIPRLDGRFQVVSDYSPAGDQPAAIDELERRVRRGDRHTVLLGATGTGKSATTAWLVERLQRPTLVMAPNKTLCAQLAKEFRELMPHNAVEYFVSYYDYYQPEAYIPQTDTYIEKDSSINEEVERLRHSATMSLLTRRDVIVVATVSAIYGLGTPQEYLERAVKVATGAEQDRDTLLRQLVEIQYARNDLAFNRGTFRVRGDTLEIIPAYEELAVRIEFFGDEIERLYYLHPLTGDVVREVDQLLIFPATHYAAGPARMERAIRDIEAELTDRLAELERQGKLLEAQRLRMRTTYDIEMMRQVGFCSGIENYSMHIDGRDYGSPPHTLLDYFPDDFVTVIDESHVTIPQIGGMFEGDASRKRMLIDHGFRLPSAADNRPLRFDEFLERVGQMVFLSATPGTWEMEQSAGEFVEQVIRPTGLVDPQVKVKPTKGQIDDLMHEIRLRTDRDERVLVTTLTKKMAEDLTDYLLEHGIRVRYLHSEVDTLRRVELLRELRKGDYDVLVGINLLREGLDLPEVSLVAILDADKEGFLRSGRSLIQTIGRAARNVSGEVHMYADKMTPSMADAIDETNRRRAKQVAYNEANGISPEPLRKKIHDILDDIYREADDTDGTLAGRSVGGSGRQMSRGKGPVPETRSKGRGTATPSSAGMARADLAQLIQELNDQMLNAARELQFELAARIRDEISELKKELRAMDVAGVS, encoded by the coding sequence ATGGCGCTCGACATTCCGCGACTCGACGGCCGCTTCCAGGTCGTCAGTGACTACTCCCCGGCCGGCGACCAGCCGGCAGCCATCGATGAGCTTGAGCGTCGGGTGCGTCGCGGCGACCGCCACACCGTGCTGCTCGGGGCGACCGGCACCGGCAAGAGCGCCACCACCGCCTGGCTTGTCGAGCGGCTGCAGCGGCCCACCCTGGTGATGGCCCCCAACAAGACGCTCTGTGCCCAGCTGGCCAAGGAGTTCCGCGAGCTGATGCCGCACAACGCGGTGGAGTACTTCGTCTCCTACTACGACTACTACCAGCCCGAGGCGTACATCCCGCAGACCGACACCTACATCGAGAAGGACTCCTCGATCAACGAGGAGGTGGAGCGGCTGCGGCACTCGGCGACCATGTCCCTGCTGACCCGCCGCGACGTGATCGTGGTCGCGACCGTGTCGGCGATCTACGGCCTGGGCACCCCGCAGGAGTACCTGGAACGCGCGGTCAAGGTCGCCACCGGCGCCGAGCAGGACCGCGACACGCTGCTGCGCCAGCTGGTCGAGATCCAGTACGCCCGCAACGACCTGGCCTTCAACCGGGGCACCTTCCGGGTCCGCGGCGACACGTTGGAGATCATCCCGGCGTACGAGGAGCTGGCGGTCCGGATCGAGTTCTTCGGTGACGAGATCGAGCGCCTCTACTACCTGCACCCGTTGACCGGTGACGTGGTCCGCGAGGTCGACCAACTGCTGATCTTCCCGGCCACGCACTACGCCGCCGGCCCGGCGCGGATGGAGCGGGCGATCCGCGACATCGAGGCCGAGCTGACCGACCGGCTCGCCGAGCTGGAGCGCCAGGGCAAGCTTCTCGAAGCGCAGCGGCTGCGGATGCGGACCACCTACGACATCGAGATGATGCGCCAGGTCGGCTTCTGCTCCGGCATCGAGAACTACTCGATGCACATCGACGGGCGCGACTACGGCAGCCCGCCGCACACCCTGCTCGACTACTTCCCGGACGACTTCGTCACCGTCATCGACGAGTCGCACGTGACCATCCCGCAGATCGGCGGCATGTTCGAGGGCGACGCCTCCCGCAAGCGGATGCTCATCGACCACGGTTTCCGGTTGCCCAGCGCCGCCGACAACCGGCCACTGCGCTTCGACGAGTTCCTGGAGCGGGTCGGCCAGATGGTGTTCCTGTCGGCCACCCCCGGCACCTGGGAGATGGAGCAGTCGGCCGGCGAGTTCGTCGAGCAGGTGATCCGCCCCACCGGCCTGGTCGACCCGCAGGTCAAGGTCAAGCCGACCAAGGGCCAGATCGACGACCTGATGCACGAGATCCGGCTGCGCACCGACCGCGACGAGCGGGTGCTGGTCACCACGTTGACCAAGAAGATGGCCGAGGACCTCACCGACTACCTGCTGGAGCACGGCATCCGGGTGCGCTATCTGCACTCCGAGGTCGACACGCTGCGCCGGGTCGAGCTGCTGCGCGAGCTGCGCAAGGGCGACTACGACGTACTGGTCGGCATCAACCTGCTCCGCGAGGGCCTGGACCTGCCCGAGGTGTCCCTGGTGGCGATCCTCGACGCCGACAAGGAAGGCTTCCTGCGCAGCGGCAGGTCGCTGATCCAGACCATCGGCCGGGCCGCCCGGAACGTCTCCGGCGAGGTCCACATGTACGCCGACAAGATGACCCCGTCGATGGCGGACGCGATCGACGAGACCAACCGGCGCCGGGCCAAGCAGGTGGCGTACAACGAGGCCAACGGCATCTCCCCGGAGCCGCTGCGCAAGAAGATCCACGACATCCTCGACGACATCTACCGGGAGGCCGACGACACCGACGGCACCCTCGCCGGCCGGTCGGTCGGCGGCTCCGGCCGGCAGATGTCCCGGGGCAAGGGTCCGGTGCCGGAGACCCGCAGCAAGGGCCGGGGCACCGCCACCCCGTCGAGCGCCGGCATGGCCCGCGCCGATCTGGCACAGCTGATCCAGGAGCTCAACGACCAGATGCTGAACGCCGCCCGCGAGCTGCAGTTCGAGCTGGCCGCCCGGATCCGCGACGAGATCTCCGAGCTGAAGAAGGAGCTGCGGGCGATGGACGTGGCCGGCGTCAGCTGA